Genomic window (Lycium barbarum isolate Lr01 chromosome 2, ASM1917538v2, whole genome shotgun sequence):
AAACCCAAATCAGCCAACTTTAGCACTTTAAAACCCCAAATCAGCATTCTTTAACATTTTCTTCATAATTAagtatagatagatagatagatagagaaCTCCAAGAATTGGTCATATATAAAAACTTTACAACTTTAAGGCAAAGTTACAAAGGTAGCAGGTAGATATCAGCCAGTCAAAACTACTATGAAGTAAATATCAAGAATAAAGGATAAGACATCAAACTTCCATGAAAACAAGCAGACAGATAAACAAAAACCCAAATCAACAAACTTTTAACACTATCTAATAAAACCCCAAATCAGCAATCTTTAACACTTTCTTCATAAAATAAAGTATAGATAGATAGAAAAGAGAGAATTTACAGGCATGAATACGATCTTGTGAACGACCAGATTTACTGAGAACTTCAAGGTCTACAAGTCCAAGTGACATAAGACCAAGTGTAAGCCCAGCCATTAAACCAGCAAACAAAACCAATCCTATCACTACCAAAATAAACACAAAAAATTCTGTTCCACAACAAGGCACATCagctcccatttttttttttttctttcttttttccaaGTTCAAAGAAAGTTTGAAAACTTGGAATAAAGATTTGATTTTGTGTAATTAAACCTCAATTTGTTTGATCAAGAACCCAAAAAATGGTCCAAACTACCTAACTTTAGAAAGTTATTTAtagtgattttttattttattttttatctttatGTAATCTTTGTTTGTGTGAGCTGTTTTTTCccattcaagatttttttttgtctttttcttaTCCCCACATCTGTTTGTACTGGTCCCTTTTAAATCAAGCTATTGTATTGatgggaaaaaaaaattgtgatggAAAGCACTTTGTTTCTTCCGACTGCTAAAAAGAAtttttgttttcttatttttgtAACGGTAAATTACATCAAACACTTTGTGAAAATGTTTGAACTGGAGTCtcggcgtaactggtaaagttgttacCATGTGACcaagaggtcacgggttcgagccgtgaaaaTGGTTTTTTGCAGAAATGCAAGGCAAGACTGCGTACAAAAGACcgttgtggtccggcccttccccgaattccgcgcatagcgggagctttagTGCACCGGATTGCCCTTTAACTTTGTTAAAATGTTTAGCGCTCGTTAGCCATGAATAGTTTTTAGGGAAAAGAGTCAAATATActcctctactttagtttattggctaatTTTGCCCtccattagtcaaagtagtcaaatatatccctctcgttacaagttggggccaaatatacccctactaTTAACAGAGTTTCAAAAATACCCCTTATTTCTAACATATTCCCACATAAGCAAGTCTAATAGTTGAAATTGGGTGACATGAACGCCACAtgacatttaacttattctatgtggtgcctacgtggcaatttttaaaaaataatctaGAAAATTgagttttttaaaaataaatctgaAAAAAATGGCTTTTAGTAAAAATCTAaaacttttttgttttaataaaacctgttttttttaaaatatattctcgaaaattggatattttagttaaaaaatctggaaaatgattttttttttaaatctggaaagctgtaaagtattttttttaaagtgtcctaattttttttaaatctagattaatttaaaaaatctgaaaaactgatttaaaaaaataattttccaaattttttaataaaaaaattagatttttagtAAAAAGCCATTTTTAACAGATTTGCttttagaaaaattaatttttcagaTTGTTTTTTAAGTTAAAATGCCATGTGGCGTCCATGTCACCCCAATTCCAATGACTAGACTTGTTTATGTGgaaatatgttagaaatgagggatatttttgaaactttgctaacggtaggggtatatttgaccctaaCTTGTAacgagaggggtatatttgactactttagctaacggagggcaaagttaaccaataaactaaagtagaggggtatatttgaccccttttccttagtttttattttattttttgaaattttatgtAAAGCTGTTTGGACATAGAATTGTTAtaattttaatttcaaaatttttcGGAATTTGTAAAACTCCAAAAGTTGTTTTCACAATTTTCACTTCGGATCACTCACAAAAATTGAAAAACAATTTCAATTTATATTAATGTCCGAACACAATTTATAGCCCTAGGCACGCCTAGTGgatttgctttaaaaaaaaaaaaacaatttccaAATATGATTTTCAACTTGAAAACACAtactcctatttttttttttctttcaaatttcaCATTTTTATGTCCATACACCAACTCACATTAAATAGATGTTGCAACTTATCATAATTAAGTGATTTGATAGAATGAATAAatattaattaatcatgattaagtgatAGTCATGTATTTTTTGATTTGTGAATACCTTGTACATAAGTTTTTTATAACGGAGGTATTGGCATAATCAATGTTTTTCATGTTAGTAAAGCATATTTGGAGGGTGGGATGAACGAGATTACTTTGCCCTTAATCAAAGCTCTCGTATTCAAAATTATCCTTAAGTGGGAATATTGTGTTTGAATCCTAATAACGGAATAGTCGTGTCAGTAAGGATGAAATACGTGATTAGTTAACATATAAATTTCTGCtgccaggggcggagccagtaaGATTCggtgaaaaattacactgtatatataagatgaaagttattttttatgtatatatagtaatgTTGAACCCCCCTGGCTTCTTCGTTTGTCTACTTCTTTATATTTATGAACCTCTTAATTAAGCCATTGCCCGCTTCACTTGTTATTTGTGACGTTGAGTAGGACGACCTCAAATCTCAATTATGATTACCTACTGGCTAGTAGCTTCATTACGTTTTTATGGTATTTTATtgcttttttttgttttgtttgacaCTTTCCTACTTGAAAttttttaatcatgattctttaTAGCATCAAATGCTACGTACATACTACTATATGTTTAGTAAGAAGTGTATATTAAGAGTGAAGTAAAGTGAAATATATTGAGTTTACTATTATTGGCATGCTCACATAAGAGTTGATGTAACATGTTGAAAATCACTAAATGTTGTTTAGCTTAACTTTTCTTTAACTTTGTAAAGTGCATAATTTAACTAGAAAAGTGAAAGGTAAAATGGCTTGATAAGTAGACGGGGAGAGACTAAAATGAAAATAGGCGTGTCATGAAATAATGTAAAGTTGTCCAGGAAGCTATTGACTAATGATCTAAAAATTGTCTGACGTTATGAAAGCATGAGCAATCCGTTACGCACGAGATAGTTGTTCCAAGAAAAATGATTGGTACTACATACAAATTCTTTCTGTTAAAAAATCGCTATTCTGTCAAATCAAAAACATCATATAATAtgaaaaaatatttgaaaaaaaaatataatatgaaataaaatgaaaagataTTTCCAAAAATCCTAAATTGCTTATCTTATAAGTTAAGTAGAAGGTAGATTTCATTCTATGCCTAGAAAAGTTTACGTTAATGTATGACTATAAAAGGATAAGAGATTGCTACAAGTTGAGCCTCAAGTTCAGCAAATATGTTCAATTTTTCACGTATTTTCATACTATCAAGAAAAGTATCAATATAGACCATTATTTTGATTTTGATATATACACTATTTCCTTAATATTTTCTAAGATCCAAAATGTATTTTAATTACCAATCCTTTATTTAGACAATTtgaccaaaataaaataaaaaatgcaaAAAGTTGTTTCTCTTAATGAAGTATCTACAGTTCCACTTGTAATAGAAGCACATTCCTACTCAtcattttaaaataaataaataaataaatgcaaAATTTCTTTTTACTCCAGTAGTTAATTTCACGAGAAACCCGATAAAGAATCCGTCTATCTACAAATACTCCAGAAGTATTTCTAAAGGTTGCAGTTGTAAACACAGTCATTATATATAGGTTTCTAGAAAAATTTACTAATTTTATTTAAGGTAAGGTACATTCAAGTATCATTCTAGCTACTCAGTCCCCCAATAAAAATGTTACATTATTTAATTACTTATTTCTGATTTGTTTGTCATGTGCAATACAAAATACAAGAAGTTAAAGAGGATTCAGCAAATAAGTGTTTTAATATCgagtttctttattcttttttgaaataaataaataaatagagtttgcttattcgtttttttttcctttttggctgATTCGTTTTTTACTTAGTTTCTAGTGCGTTTAAATCAGTTTTCGTCGATTTATCACGTTTTAAATCACACACAAAAGAAGGACAAACAATAGCTGTTACGCTCTTTCCAGTATACGATACCAACTTCTTCACATTTCATGTGTCATTCTCAAACATAGTCTACCCAATAATTAACAACTGGATTCTTCTCCATAAATATTTACCCAGTCGTTTACACCAGATTAATTCAACTTACCGTAAGAAAGTGATTTAATGAAGTAAAACCAtaacttaattaatcatgattaagggCTAGAAATGTATATACAAACACATGTAAGACATTGATACATTAATTAGTTTGGTGTAAACATTTGGGTAAGTTTTATTGATCTTCTTCCTCGTAATGGAGTGATGGTCACAACTCACGATCAATGTTTTAAAAGATAAAAGAAATGTTTATTTTAGAACTTGCTTCAATGGACTACGGAAGGCTAACATTTTATGGGCTAATGATTCGTACATATGTGATGTTATTCATATAGATGAGATTTTGCTAATGATTCGTATAAATGTGATGTTATTCATGTAGATGAGATTTTATCTCGTACACCTCTTACCTCTTAAATTGTATATTCGTATGTCATGTATGTATCAAGAATTCTCCATACGCTCTTTACGCCTATAATTGTCCACTTTCTATGTTACAAAATTGTCTTATACTCTCCGTTTTAATTTGTTTGACATACTTTGACTCGGCACGACCAttaagagaaaaaggagaacttttgaaatttgtagtACGTCTTAAATATGCAACAAGTAAatgactataatttttttttatgcttGTAGTCTTAAACACGTCATAACATTTGTATGACTATAAAAACTTCTAATTAAGAAAATATAGAAATACATTCAAGGGTGCGGTCTAAtgatcaatgaagtgggttgaaaGAAAAGAGGTCTCAAGTTCAAATAAATTGGAACGGTGTAATTAGGACTTTGGTAGCTGAGACTGTAAATACATACTGTATGTATTTTATTATACTAATGCTTAAACTTTTTCTCCGTTTGTTGAACTATACTGTCGTATATTTTCCTCCATgtgtttttttgtgtgtgtgtgtgtttacaAGCGAATGCAGTTATAATTTATATAGATGAGGTTATGAAAGGAGTGCATATCATACCAATGCAAATGTTAACTTATCATATGGTGCACATGATATTGAGAAAAAGACCAGAATTCATAAGGTTCCAAGAACCTTATCTAATTCAAATATCTAACACCCAACAATGGAGCTATCTCACAGTGTACAAAAACATATAGCCTATCAAAGACACATAAAAAAAGGCAACAAATGAGTACTTGATCATTAGTTACTATTAAAAGATTGGACCACAAGTTCTCTATCAATAGACCACATGTGGTGGATAACGTCAAGTGAATTCGAAATACCGACTCCAGTCCTAACACAGTGCATGTGCTTGCACCTTGTAGAAAATCTAAATTCGTCCTTGATGGTAGTCGAGTGTCGAATAAAATCCTACATTAGAAGTtgattaaggaaaaaaaaaaaaagttatatactatatgatttaaggatactcataataataatatgatGCCTTTCATTGAAAACCATGCAAGCTTAGACCAACTAACAATATCAAACTATGTTAAAAGTATCTTTGGTTGTCTTAACTAGACAATTGCTGTCAAAGCCGATTGTTCAATAAAATGAGTTCAAAATAACGGAGTTTACACGTAGTTTGGAGGCACACAAAAGAAAAACCTCGCAGGCTTTCTAGATAAATCTACAAATCTTGGTGATTGGTTATAGTATACTTAGTTAAAAGGGGGAGATTGTAgtgatactcttaatgatgtaaAAACCTTTTAGAAAAAATTGATCCAAAGAAGATAATACCACACTGTGTTAATACTATCTTTGGGTTGTCTCAATCCAACACGTGGGATGCATTTTAAGCTtctttttgaattaaaaaaattgCTAACTTGTTAAAAGAGGGGGGAATGAATCAAAAGGTAGTAAGCAAAGGGATGAAAATTGATGGTAGTCGTGGCCTGCTTCATTATCATTGCCTTCCTTTACTTAACACAGAAAATAGCTGGATACGATTGAGCAACTTTTCTGAGACATTGGTTGTGTGTGGCTGTCTTTCCTTATCCCTAATAACAATCTCTTTTTCCTTTCAACAGTACTCATTATGTTTCTATCATATATTGCATGGCTTATCCCTTTAGTTCTTCCCTTCTATTAGTCACTAAAAATCAGCAAAATAATGTCTAATCAAGAAAATGGTAACTGGCCAGAGTTTATACTACCTGATTCTTTGTACACTGAAACCATCAGAGAAGTTCATTTATCCGTAGAGCAGGATTGGGATTCTTTGCGACAATCAGCATGTCAAACTGCAGCAGGAAGGGCACTGTGGAAACATGTGATCCATGATCCACTAGCAGAGTTACTTGCAGGGGAGACATACCTGAAGAAATTGTATGAGAAAATTAAGAAAGACATCCTCAATAATGCTAGAGAGGTTTCTGGAGTAATCATTGCTGTTAGGACACTATGGTTTGATAAAAGAATTGAAGCAGCTCTTACTTCTTTTGATGGTGGAGGAGCACAAGTTGTCATTCTTGGAGCAGGTATGTGATGTTTCAACATGATCTCTTGTACTGTATATACCCGGTGACATTAAAACAGATGGATACTTCTTGCAACTCAATGGCAACTGACTAGTTTCTCTTTTAGTAATTAGTAGCCAGTGGCGGAGACACGCTTCAGTAAGGAGTGTCATTTGACACTTACTTCACAACATCAAATTGGGGCAGGGAGTAAAGGCTTAAAATAATCGCAGCCCTAAACCCAAATAATCTTACAAATCCAATTGTAACAATGTACTGATACAGCTTATGCAAAATCATGTGAGTGCCACTGTTAGTAGCCGATCACTGAACTGATCAAATGTCACTCACCCCATTTTGGGGcccaacttgtttgggattgaggcgtagttgttgttgttgttgttggttttggcAAAAGTTTTCATCCTCCTTGATCCATAGACCAACTAAACATTAATAAGATGCAACATattcaggagaggtagaggtaggccgaagaagtattggggagaggtgattagacggagaggtgattagacaggacatgacacatTTCctacttaccgaggacatgaccttagataggagggtatggaggactcatattagggtagaaggctagtagatagtcgcgtttatcctttcttatgAGTAGTTGtattgctctatagtttcttgtcacttgatttctgcgagtatctgttttCACAGAATGGTTTATCATGACTTATTTACTttcgttgttttcattttcataattgctttgaattgtttgcccgtatctgacttttcctatgctttttcttgagccgagggtcttccggaaacaacctccctacctaaggtagaggtaaggtctgcgtacactctatcctccccagaccccacgttgtgggattcactgggtatgttgttgttgttgtaacatatTCCAGCTCTAAATTCCCAAAATACTAGCCATCAACTGGACATCACGCTAATCTTATCCAATGATATATAGTCTTTCATTTTAATAGTGTTTTCATTTAGGAGTAACTATGACTATGTTTAGATAAAAGAATTCTAGAAAAAACAAGTAACAACCAGGAAATATGACAGATTCATTAAAATATGATAAACCTAGATTGTCCATCACAGGAGGGTCTGCATATTTCACCGAGCATTTTCATTGCTCACCCCTCGGAAGCCATTCGATTCCATTTATCAAAAATGTTCCAATGCAAACCAATGATGTCTGTTCCTTTTCTGCAGGTATGGATACAAGGGCATACCGCTTGAGTTGCTTGAAAGACAGTAACATTTTTGAGGTTGATTTTCCTGAGGTCTTGCGTATGAAAACCACTATTCTAGAGGCAGCAACAGAAACAACAGATGAACGAAAGCACCAAATTATGATGGCAAAATCATTGAACAGAGTGGCAGCTGACTTGAGAGAAAAGGACTGGCTTGAAAAGCTTCAAGAATCAGGCTTAAAGCTAAATAAGAAAACAGTGTGGGTATTAGAGGGCATTCTATACTATCTCTCTCACTCAAATGCCATGGAAGTACTGAAGATTATCGCAAATAACTGTACCTCTGTTCATACAGTACTCTTAGCGGACTTCATGAACAAGCAATCAACTACAATGTCCAGCTCAAATTTCCATTTCTATAGCGACTATCCTGATCAGTTATTACCGTCACTAGGATTTTCTGATGTCAGACTTTCTCAAATTGGTGACCCAGATGCACATTTCGGGTTATTGCATGACCCACTAAACTTGTTCAACAAGTTGCGCAACTTGCCCAGGTCACTTCAAACTCACCCAGATGATGGAACACCATGTTGTAGGTTGTATTTGCTTCAGGCTTCTGGTGAACCACCAAAACAGactattttgtgaatattataagAATGGGTCACCAGTAAAGTCTAACTTGCTGTTATAGCTTAGAAGCACTCCTCATTGATTGACTGTCATCTTACCGCATTAGTTATAACAGTGACAGTGTCATTTAAGCTATGGCTAGTACACTTTTTATCTTTTCAAGATCTAGGTAATTCTTAAACAAGTTCATCATGTTTCCAGCCCCTTCATTCGCCTCCAACTTCTAACTTTTGCAAGAGTTTAAAAGAGACAACACAGCACTATTTTACCTACTCTTAACGCTTATTAGATTTTCTACCAGTCACACAGAAAGTTTGTTCTATTTCCGGAAAGAGAAATCTATTTAAAAGGAATTCATGCTGATTGCCTAGCTTCGGATACTTTCAAGGCTCACAAAACAAAAAGAATCCGAGCGACTAGGATCACACATGAAAGTGGAAAGAGATTCATGCAGTTTGCACTTACATAAACATTTGCATATTTACTAACAAAGACAGGTTCACTCACTCTTTTTTTGCCTACCAATGATAGAGGAAGACTTatctcaaacccgaaacccctacAATTGTTTTCACTTAAAGAGACTGATTTGAGCCAGTAAGTTCTAGACTTTGATGAATGGGGATGCGGAGATATGAATACTAGAAATGTAATAGTAAAAAGATAACTAAAACCTGCTACCTGAAAGCACCTATTAAAGAAGAGGGATTCGATTAAAGAAACTCATATAGGAATTATCCCAGACCTTACTCCTTCACATGATTCTAATGTTTGAACGCATCCTTGAAACAAGCAATTGGCTAGATTGAAACTTTATGtataaaacataaaataaaaatatcctCTGTGTGGCATGCTATGTTGCTTGCATCCTTTGGAAATGTCGATGAGCCGGTGTCAGATCTTCCAAAAATGTGCAAcggcatttttggaggatccaagCAACATGTTATGAGCAAATGGTGACTAAGAAACAGTGTAGTTTCATAAAAGTGAGCTATTGGCTACATGAAAAGCACCTTCTTTGTATTGTCTGGAACTTAGCGGTTACTGTCATACTAGAATCCTTTATTATTgcaatatacttttttttttgataaagatTATTATTGCAATATACTTAAAACTTGAAGCGCTTAATTCTATGGCCAGTAGCCAGTTAGCGACTCCAATTCTTTGTAATATTGCTAGAAGTTCTTTGTATCATCCTGTTAGCGGTGCCAGGTTACATGCCTTAGTAAATACAGTTGAAAAGAAACTCATCCATGAAGCAAGTAAGCATAAGAAGAGTAAATCTCTAAAGTGTGGCTATTGTCAAGTATGACAAGAACTATGCATAACTCTTGGCGTAAACCCCACATACACATAACTAATGTCTACAGATTTTACTTCTGAAACCACCAAGCAGACTCTGACATTGAAATATTATTTAAGAGCCCCAAACaaaagaagaagcaaaaaa
Coding sequences:
- the LOC132628021 gene encoding uncharacterized protein LOC132628021 isoform X2, yielding MSNQENGNWPEFILPDSLYTETIREVHLSVEQDWDSLRQSACQTAAGRALWKHVIHDPLAELLAGETYLKKLYEKIKKDILNNAREVSGVIIAVRTLWFDKRIEAALTSFDGGGAQVVILGAGMDTRAYRLSCLKDSNIFEVDFPEVLRMKTTILEAATETTDERKHQIMMAKSLNRVAADLREKDWLEKLQESGLKLNKKTVWVLEGILYYLSHSNAMEVLKIIANNCTSVHTVLLADFMNKQSTTMSSSNFHFYSDYPDQLLPSLGFSDVRLSQIGDPDAHFGLLHDPLNLFNKLRNLPRSLQTHPDDGTPCCRLYLLQASGEPPKQTIL
- the LOC132628021 gene encoding uncharacterized protein LOC132628021 isoform X1 translates to MSNQENGNWPEFILPDSLYTETIREVHLSVEQDWDSLRQSACQTAAGRALWKHVIHDPLAELLAGETYLKKLYEKIKKDILNNAREVSGVIIAVRTLWFDKRIEAALTSFDGGGAQVVILGAAEGLPETTSLPKVEVRSAYTLSSPDPTLWDSLGMDTRAYRLSCLKDSNIFEVDFPEVLRMKTTILEAATETTDERKHQIMMAKSLNRVAADLREKDWLEKLQESGLKLNKKTVWVLEGILYYLSHSNAMEVLKIIANNCTSVHTVLLADFMNKQSTTMSSSNFHFYSDYPDQLLPSLGFSDVRLSQIGDPDAHFGLLHDPLNLFNKLRNLPRSLQTHPDDGTPCCRLYLLQASGEPPKQTIL